The DNA sequence CTGGGTGCCCGCCGCGACCCTCGCCATCCAGGCGTTCGCCGCGGTGTTCGGCGGCCTCGCCTACGGCGCGCTGCTCGACCGGCTGCCCTACAACGTCGTCGTGCCGCTGGCCAACGTCAACGCCGGCGTCGGCACGCTCCTGTTCGCCTTCGCCGGGCAGGCCTGGGTCGCCGTCGCCGCCGCGGTGGTGTTCGGCTTCGGGATCAGCGGCGTCGGCACCGCCGTACGCTCGGCGTACGGCGCGACCACGAGCACCGACCAGCGCGAAACCGCGTATTCGGCGGACTACGGCGTGCTGAACGTCGCGATGGGGATCGGCGTGATCCTCGGCGGGGTGTTCGCCGCGCTGGCGTTCCTCAGCCCGGTCGGCCGGTACTTCCTGATGTACTCGATCGACGCGGCGACGTTCTTCGTGATGGCCGTCGCGACCGTGCGGGTGCTGCCGAACCGGGCGCACCAGGCCGAGCGGAAGCGGGCCGGCGCCGTCCGCGGCACCTACCGGGCCGTCCTGCGCTCGCCGAGCCTGCTGGCGCTGCTGGCCGTGCTGCTGCTGTCCGGGCTGGTGTCCTTCGGCCAGTTCCGCGCCGGCCTCCCGGGTTACCTGACCCAGACCGGTGCCATCACCGCGAGCGGGCTGTCGTTCGCCTTCGCCGTCAACATCATCCTCTGCGCGGTCGTGCAGTTCGCCGTGATGCCACACCTCGAACGGTTCTCCCGGACGCTGCTGGTCGGCGCCAGCGGCGTGATGTTCGCGGCCTGCTGGGCGTTCGTGCTGCTGGCCGGGCGCCACGACGGCACGACAGCACTGGTGCTGGCCACGGTCGCGGTGATCCTGTTGTCCATCGGGGAGTCCCTGGTCGTCCCGCTGCTCACGACGTTGCTGAACAACGCCGTCGGCGAAGACCTGCGGGGCCGGGCGAACGCCCTGTTCTCGATCACGTTGTCCACCAGTGCCGTGATCGGCCCGGCCCTGGCGGGCGCACTGCTGTCGTTCGGCTCCGGGGCCGTGTTCGTCGTCGTGATGATCGTGCTCAGCGCCGTCGCGACGCTCCTGGTGCTGAGCCTGCGCCGGACACTGCCCGCCGAGCAGGCGGAACCCGTGCCCGAGACCTTCGACGAAATGGAGAGCGCGGCATGAGCCGAACGCGGGGAGCCGACGCGATCGCGATCGTCGGGGTGGGCTGCCGGTACGCCGGGGCCGCGAGCGCCACGCAGTTCTGGGCCAACCTCCGGGCCGGGCGCGACCGCTTCACCCGCGGCGCGCCCGTGCCG is a window from the Amycolatopsis sp. NBC_00355 genome containing:
- a CDS encoding MFS transporter, whose translation is MKGLSRIAALSRAARWLIATNGISALGAGMVMPFLWIYLTEVRHLPTWVPAATLAIQAFAAVFGGLAYGALLDRLPYNVVVPLANVNAGVGTLLFAFAGQAWVAVAAAVVFGFGISGVGTAVRSAYGATTSTDQRETAYSADYGVLNVAMGIGVILGGVFAALAFLSPVGRYFLMYSIDAATFFVMAVATVRVLPNRAHQAERKRAGAVRGTYRAVLRSPSLLALLAVLLLSGLVSFGQFRAGLPGYLTQTGAITASGLSFAFAVNIILCAVVQFAVMPHLERFSRTLLVGASGVMFAACWAFVLLAGRHDGTTALVLATVAVILLSIGESLVVPLLTTLLNNAVGEDLRGRANALFSITLSTSAVIGPALAGALLSFGSGAVFVVVMIVLSAVATLLVLSLRRTLPAEQAEPVPETFDEMESAA